The following are from one region of the Syngnathus acus chromosome 19, fSynAcu1.2, whole genome shotgun sequence genome:
- the uros gene encoding uroporphyrinogen-III synthase, which produces MNVLLLKEPRDGEQGPDPYIQEMTSRGLQATLLPVLAFKFVSLNTLSDKLFQPEKHGGLIFTSPRAVEAVKMCLEDRREEWERTAKDKWNAKSVYVVGKATGALVRQLGLNPLGEDTGTAEVLSRVIIEREDTSIPPLFFPCGSIKREVLPTALRENGVPLKTLTIYQTSEHPDVVKNLSDYFAAQGPPASVAFFSPSGVSFCLPALRGLAGERLAQIKFAAIGPTTRDAVQAAGLGVSCTAEKPTAQHLAEAICKALK; this is translated from the exons ATGAACGTGCTGCTTCTGAAGGAGCCAAGAGATGGAGAGCAAGGGCCCGATCCTTATATCCAG GAGATGACGTCGCGTGGCCTGCAAGCAACTCTTCTGCCTGTGCTCGCGTTTAAGTTTGTTTCACTAAATACCCTATCAGATAAG CTTTTCCAACCAGAAAAACATGGCGGCCTCATATTTACAAGCCCGAGAGCAGTGGAAGCAGTGAAGATGTGCTTGGAAGACAGAAGGGAAG aATGGGAGCGCACGGCCAAAGACAAGTGGAACGCAAAGTCCGTTTATGTGGTGGGCAAAGCGACGGGCGCCTTAG TACGCCAACTTGGCTTGAACCCCCTCGGTGAGGACACGGGGACGGCGGAGGTCCTGTCGCGCGTCATCATTGAAC GAGAGGACACCAGTATCCCTCCACTTTTCTTCCCCTGCGGCTCCATCAAAAGAGAAGTTCTGCCTACAGCTTTGAGAGAGAATG GAGTTCCCCTCAAGACGTTGACAATCTATCAAACGTCCGAGCATCCTGACGTGGTGAAGAATCTTAGCGATTATTTTGCAGCGCAG GGCCCCCCGGCGAGCGTGGCCTTCTTCAGCCCGTCGGGCGTCAGCTTCTGCTTGCCGGCCTTGCGCGGGCTGGCCGGTGAGCGGCTCGCGCAGATCAAG TTTGCCGCCATCGGGCCCACCACGCGGGACGCCGTGCAGGCGGCGGGTCTTGGCGTCAGCTGCACCGCCGAGAAGCCCACGGCTCAGCACCTGGCGGAGGCCATTTGCAAAGCGCTCAAATGA
- the mmp21 gene encoding matrix metallopeptidase-21 encodes MLTSIQLITSLLLCTSNSEKLFHHRDHSDLQMFNGQHAQSITDKYTAELFLSRYGFMKPVRWEETRDSYEDLDYSEGFLDELQVSIQEGTSVPGSRDRPSQDEKNQAFSAALENFQRLFGLPVTGALDDATREAMNKPRCGVPDKEEPENPVEVFSTEPEPDQTLALDVENRTSVDMFNKTGSNYTTSDTLLSVANDSETYLANVNGSVSGLSDTNTTGLGSDLTPTNTSVDKSWAKTRPSPAVTRRKRQLAALVHKSRRHKRDLGEAGHVAFSKNVLKWRLIGEGYSNQLSIEEQRYIFRLAFRMWSEVSPLQFMEDNRSPLEDIDIRLGFGTGRHLGCNQRFDGSGQEFAHAWFLGDIHFDDDEHFTAPNTGSGISLLKVAVHEIGHVLGLPHIYRPGSIMQPSYLPQEAGFEMGWMDRKAIQNLYGACRGRFSTVFDWIRRERTPYGQMVVRFNTYFMREGWYWLYENRNNRTRFGDPVPLQMGWRGLPEDGVDAYVHVWSQKRDVVYFFKGTQFWKYDSDNDKVVTQDPEGHRYPRKISEGFPGISGPIDTAAYDRRDSRVYFFKNTLVYAFSVESNGVAPGFPKAIREVFPPVSNGDHPGGNIDAAYFSYAHNALFLFKDQHFWQVANGRDRRRRPFLPRNGLLAHKRVEQQWFDICNVHPTALTLTR; translated from the exons ATGCTGACTTCCATCCAGCTGATCACTTCTTTGCTTCTTTGCACGAGCAACAGCGAGAAACTTTTCCACCATCGCGATCACTCTGATTTGCAGATGTTCAACGGCCAGCATGCCCAGAGCATAACGGACAAGTACACAGCAGAG CTGTTCCTCTCCCGATATGGCTTCATGAAGCCGGTGAGGTGGGAGGAGACGCGGGACAGCTACGAGGATCTGGACTACAGTGAGGGTTTCCTGGACGAGCTCCAAGTGAGCATCCAGGAGGGGACCTCGGTCCCTGGTTCCAGGGATCGCCCTTCGCAAGATGAAAAAAACCAAGCGTTCAGTGCAGCTCTTGAAAACTTCCAGAGGTTGTTCGGCCTGCCGGTGACGGGTGCGCTCGACGACGCCACCAGGGAGGCCATGAACAAACCGAGGTGTGGCGTCCCCGACAAGGAGGAACCAGAGAACCCCGTTGAAGTGTTCAGCACCGAACCTGAACCCGACCAGACTCTGGCTTTGGATGTTGAAAACAGGACCAGTGTGGACATGTTTAACAAGACTGGGAGCAACTACACAACAAGTGACACATTGCTGAGTGTCGCCAATGACTCTGAAACATACCTGGCGAATGTTAACGGCTCAGTAAGTGGCCTCTCTGACACCAACACCACCGGTTTGGGCTCAGATTTGACACCAACAAACACCTCCGTGGACAAGAGCTGGGCAAAAACGCGGCCGAGTCCGGCGGTGACACGCAGGAAGCGTCAACTGGCTGCCCTGGTGCACAAGAGCAGGAGACACAAGCGGGACCTGGGTGAGGCGGGACACGTGGCCTTCAGCAAGAACGTCCTGAAGTGGCGGCTGATAGGCGAAGGCTACAGCAATCAGCTGTCCATCGAGGAGCAGCGCTACATCTTCAGGCTGGCCTTCAGGATGTGGAGCGAGGTGTCGCCGCTCCAGTTCATGGAGGACAACCGCTCCCCGCTGGAGGACATTGACATCAGGCTGGGCTTTGGCACAG GAAGACATCTTGGCTGCAATCAGAGGTTCGATGGCAGCGGTCAAGAGTTCGCTCACGCCTGGTTCCTGGGCGACATCCACTTTGACGATGATGAACATTTTACGGCGCCCAATACCGGCAGTGGAATCAGCCTCCTTAAG GTGGCAGTTCACGAGATCGGACACGTTTTAGGGCTTCCCCACATCTACAGACCTGGATCCATCATGCAGCCCAGCTATCTGCCCCAGGAGGCTGGCTTTGAAATGGGCTGGATGGACAGGAAAGCCATACAGAACCTCTACG GGGCCTGCAGGGGCCGCTTCAGCACCGTGTTCGACTGGATCCGACGAGAGAGGACCCCCTACGGCCAGATGGTGGTCCGCTTCAACACCTACTTCATGAGGGAGGGCTGGTACTGGCTGTACGAGAACCGCAATAACCGGACGCGCTTTGGCGACCCGGTACCGCTGCAGATGGGCTGGCGGGGGCTCCCTGAGGACGGCGTGGACGCCTACGTGCACGTTTGGTCCCAGAAACGAGATGTCGTTTACTTCTTCAAAG GCACCCAGTTCTGGAAGTACGACAGCGACAACGACAAGGTCGTCACGCAGGACCCTGAGGGCCACCGCTATCCCAGGAAGATCTCAGAGGGTTTCCCGGGAATCTCCGGTCCCATCGACACGGCCGCTTATGACCGAAGAGACTCGCGTGTTTACTTCTTCAAAAACACTCTC GTGTACGCCTTTAGCGTGGAGTCCAACGGCGTGGCGCCGGGTTTTCCCAAAGCCATCCGCGAGGTGTTCCCGCCGGTGTCCAACGGCGACCACCCAGGCGGCAACATCGACGCGGCTTATTTCTCATACGCGCACAACGCCCTCTTCCTCTTCAAGGACCAGCACTTCTGGCAGGTGGCGAACGGCCGcgaccgccgccgccgccccttCCTGCCGCGTAACGGCCTGCTGGCGCACAAGCGAGTGGAGCAGCAGTGGTTCGACATCTGCAACGTCCACCCCACCGCACTCACGCTGACCCGATGA